CTGTGTCTATGTCCCAAGACaattataaaaaacaaaaaagcactAAGAACTTGACAAAGAAATGAAAGAGGACTTTCATATCCTAGTCCTGAAATGTAACAAGGTGATGGTGTAGACGATTATATACTATCTTCGGGCCAGATAAAACAGTTTTCGCAAAGGGGAAGAAACTTCTGAGTGTTGGGGGGGGGAAGCTACACAAAACATGGACAAATCAATAGTGAAAAAAGGGAACCTAccttagttttctttttcttttttttaggggAGATAGGGGTGGGTTCTGCCGGTCAGCAGTGACTATATATATTAAGCTACCCCCAACAAGTTCATCTGAGTAGTTCTCCAGTGTGATGAGACCATGAGGCAGAGTTGACAAGAATCACCCAAATACACCCGATAATGCAGTAAAACAGAGAACCATAAGAATTGTGGAGATTAATCCAAGAGATACAGAGAAGGGAGAAAGCTTTCCCAGAAATATGCTCAGAAAGGGAAGATAACTCAACTATTCTAGTATCATGTTTAGTGAAACGAATAACATCccttaaaacaataaaaaatatctGAGTGCTGGAAAAGAAATATTCAAAAAGCACTTGAGATCACTGAAAATATGAACTACAGTCCATCACTCAGCCTCTGCCTCAGACCACTGGTAAATATATACATGAGAAACAAGCCAATTTTAGCTAGAGGCCAAATGTGGCATCCAAGGGGACATCTCTACCTGATGGTGACAAACTTGTTAGTACCATGTTTTGCCCAGTGAGTCCTCAAGTCAATGGGGTTAGTGAAGTTATAACCCTCGGCTGCAAGTTTCTCCAACACCTTCTTAAATGCTCCTATACTCATCTTCCTGCCTGCTATCCTTGCTCCGCGCCTTTTGGTGCTCATGGGCAAGGGATACATCGACAAGCCGGTAGTGCAACAAGCAGATTGCCACCCACCAGAGCCCCAGCGGTAACACTGCTGAGGTGTCCCTGTACACGAGCAAACTGGAATAGGGATACACGAAATATCCATGTTGATCCCATTTATCATTAATTCCGTAGTTTTCTTGATGGTTCGTGCTCGCGGAACAGAAGGAGCAGTCTCAGCCTTGGGAGCCCGCGGACCTCTCTTAGCTTTCTTGGGTTTCGGAGACTTTGGTCCCTTAGGACCTGGCCTTTTCTTGGAAGGACCGTTCTCAATAATCTCATTACCTATACCTACCTGTTCTACTTGAGTCGCCCTTTCGTCCTTCGATAAGTCAGGCGGTTGCACCATCTGCATATGATGAGCTGTGGATGTCTCCGGTATCATGGAATAGTTGTGGTTCCCCGACATGGGATTGAAGAACTTCTCCCTGGGGCTCATCCAAGCATCCCTCATGTAATCCATTGGGTACACTGCCTGCGATGCGCCAAGATCCCTATGATGATATGCGCTTCCGTTGGAAGCCGCCATCACAGCAGCACTCCGACTGTCGAAGAGTGGCTTCTCCGGCACGGACGACATTAGGTTAAGCCCAAGGCCTCTCATGGTCGCCGTGGGCTCATAATAACCCCAGTTTCTCATATTCAAACTGTTATCTCCATCCATCGGCGCTGAAATTTCCCAACAAAACTAAAgcaaaactcaaactttcttcaCTTTGTTCCCCGGGATGATCAACCGAGGCATTTCAGGCCCTCCTACAAACCCCTaaaacaacaaacaagacaCGCATGCCTAAATCAACCGATCAAAAGGACAAAAACCACCCACTAAACCCAAGAAACGCGCAGATGCAGAAGCAAGGATCAAACGGAACAGGCTAAACAGCTGAAAAAGGAAGGATTTTGACGAATACCCGGATGAACCCAGAGCCAGATGAAGGCCGGGGATCTCGAAGGACGTCAAATTCGGCCGATCTTCAGATCTCGGCACCACGGACAAAGGAACGATCTTGAGCCCAGATCTCCAAACAGGGGCGACGGCTTAAACGAAGAAGAAGTCTCCCATCAGGTATACTGAGaagaacccaaaaaataaaaacaaaagggtACCTAATATAAGGcccaaaaatacaataaaaccagACAAAGAAATTCccctcaaatttcaaatattttcaaatcggAGAAGACTCACCCAGAGCAGCAGCAGCGACGgaggaagaataaaaagaacaaaagtatCCCCCCAAGAGCCGCTccctatttctctctctctctctttccttttcttatttaatttccCTTTTCGCTTCGATCTACGTTCTGTAAATTCACGAAGGGGGAAGAAGGGGAAGACCGAACGGTACGAAAAGCGGCGATGAATGTTTTGCACGCCATCTTATCTTATGCCACAGCCTTGCGACAGTAatattcgacaaaaaaaaaaaaatcaagaaaaaaaaaaaaaggaccaaaacATGCGACTTTAGCCTACTAATCGATTTATGATATTCTCGCGCGACGCCCAAGATTGACAAttacatagagagagagagagagagagagagagagagcatatgctgttccctttttttttccgtttttttttttttttaattggggCCTTCTGAGCACCGCCTCGTTCTTTGCTTTTCTGTTAAAAAGGAGCCACCTTTCATGGGGGCGTTTAGAAACccggaaaacaaaagaagacaaGCTCGGTCAAACGGGGCAATAATTTCTGTTCATATTTATCCGGGAACGCCTCAGTGGGAGgcaagcaaaataaaataaaaaataaagaaggacttttattttttattttattttttaaaatatttttgcacCGTCCGAGGTGTGGGAGGAGACTAGGGAAGGGGGGGTTTGACTTTGGAGCGTCCGTGAGATCTTTTGTAAATCTCCGTTTTTACATCCTCTCTTTGGGCCCAGAAAAGGGCTCTCGTTGCACCGTAGCTTTCGTAATTGAGTGTTTTTGGGGGGGAAGTTGGTCTCTTTTTTGTGCCTTTTATGGATGTTTTGCGGAGACAAGCCCAATTTTAGTAGGCACTCAAGCATCTCCCTCCTCAGTCATTGTTAGTTTTGCCGCTATTTGTGGTGCACAAAGTTATTTGGTGGggtttggattgattgattgattctaaatcttgtatttttttttttttttttttttttgtcttttatctCTTTTGCCAAGAATAACTCTCCATGTCCGATGTGCTTGACCGGTCACAACTACTTTGGATGCCAGTTTACTTTCTTAATTCAGTTCCTGTTTTTTTATCCATTCTTATACTAGAACATATCAATCAGATTGAGAGTTAGAGTTGACGAATCGGTATGTTTGAAGAGTCAACCGtgaataaatttttctttttttgtcggaTGCCCAATTGAGAAAAGGgttgatttaaaatttgatcataATCAAAGTTGAATCCAATTATCCAAAGCATAATAATTGGAGAAGATAGAGGGAAAGAGAATCACATCCGAAGAAACTGAAAAAGGGGGGGATAGGGCCTGGATGAGGATGAAGGGAGATTGTGGGCCGAGCTCAGCTAAACCCCAAGAGCTTTTTGTGACTATGTCTCACGTGACATAGCACGTGGCCTTGGGGGGGGGGGTGGTAAGCCGTAAAGAGACGAAAATATTGATGTTGGCCCAAAAATTCAATGAATGAATAAAGAGAGGTCGGTAATATCTAGAGCATAAAACCTCTCATAAAATGAATATTGATTGTCGGCCCAAAAATTCATAAGAATTAATCAAAGGAAAATACTGTTAACCTCTTTCGTCACGTTCTCTCCCCGCACGTCTCTCTGGGTCAACGGAGTTAGGCCGATGTTGACTGGAGGCTTGCGTTGACTAACCCGTGAAGCCCCGAACGTGGCGAACGTGCGGGATGAGGTCGGACTGGACCACATCGGACGGCCCAGATCGCTTTCATCTGCTGGAGGCCGGCCCAGATCATTGTAGGCCCACACGGGCCTCATAAAAATCACAGCTTCTTTGTACCATTTAATGGGCTGGCAGCCGGCCCAGATTATTGTAGGCCCACATGGGCCTCATAAAAATCACAGATTCTTTGTACCATTTAGTTGGCGGAAAATCATAGCCCAATGTGGACTGTATTTTGCCTTGCCTATTTGGGTTGAAGGCCCTTAGCCCAATCAGGaggcaaatttttaatttttaatctttggAATTTCCTGTCAAAGTAAACAGAAAATACTATCtcattttcagaaattaattttgggaaaaaagaattttaaaagaCTTTATGTGGAGCCATCCCTCGTTGCCGTAGTCGGGAGTGGACGATCGACAAACAACGACCGGGCTTTGCTAATGTATAGTAGTGGCGTTCCTCATCAAACTAAGAGTCTGATCCTCAAACTCTTTTAAGAGTTGAGACAAACATGAACATGCCCCCAATGTAGAAATTTGACCCTGCAAATAAGATGGAGCCTAATTTTACAGTTCTTCGCAATTAGTTGGAAGATATTCAACCATAAGCCTCACCACTAAAATGAAATACTACCACCGAAAATACATACATATGTTGTAATATATCGCAATGAACATAATGCAGAATTCaatgttctctttcttttatcgTGTGATCCTAAATTAGAATGAGATCGAGATTCAAATATTTCTCCGATCCAATTTGAGCCTAGTGCCTTACGAAGTGTATTTGATTGGCCACATCAATGGATCGGAACCAATGAAAGCACCTTGTCAAATGCCAAATTCAAGAATCAATATCGAGCTTCTGATCCCATTTTCATTCATCTGAAATGTGTAAACGTTAACCCGTGAAGTGAATGAGAGGTGATTGAATAGCATCCTGATATGGACGAATGTATATGGATAGATTTCGCTCAATCCCTAAATCAATTTTCGAACAAATACCAAGTCGAATCAATCTCCTTCCTTATTTCTTTCATACTCCAAAGCATGTAGGCAGCTAACATCCcataagccaaaaggaaaaaggggcaaAGCAATGACCAAGAGGGCAATTACTCATGGGGCAACCTTCAGGCTGTGAGCTCTCTCCTGGCATTTCTCGCTACTTCTCTGGCACATCTCACTCACTCGGGATAGCCCTTTTACACCCAGTTCAGAGCTTTCAGAACCCCATTCCCAGAATTTCCATAATCCCTTCACAATCTTTCCCCATCTGCACTTGCACCCTGGTTCTCAGTAAGTTCTCGTCACATTCTAATTTTTCATTCTAATTTTTCTCTGTAACTTTCTTATCAAGCTCAATATCGGTCATGTCAGGCGGGCGACGGGCTCATTAGGAGTTCACGCCTTTGTGAGTCAAAAAGAAGGTGAAAAACAGCCGGAAAAGGCATTAAATGGGAGTGTGCGGAAATGGAAAAGAGATGCTGTTGCCACTTCTGAATCAGCAGCTCCTGATTCTgatgcacgagagagagagagagagtgagtggaCGTGATTGTGAGTTGATAGCGACGACCGGAGTTTGTGTCGTCGCGTGCTGGGGCGCTATCTTTTTTAGAGACCTTGAGCTGAGAGGGACGGGTCAGTCTGCCACACTTTGAATACTCTCCTGCCATTTCACCAGTCGGGGGCACTGAAAACcatgcgctctctctctctctctctctcgccagTTGCCGCGCCAGCACAGCATTACCGAAAGCTGTGAGAATTTCACTTCTCgttccctccctcctccctcctccctctctctctctctctctctctctttctctctctctaaatttgATGCCCGTATTCTCAGCTCGACTAATCCTAAAGATGCATACAATCTTTTCATCCACGACTCAAGAAGGAGATCTAAGCTCAATTCAAAACCATCGCTCATGTAGGTCCTTCATTTCCTTCCACAAAGATACGGTGTATCAACTTGTCCTGTCAACGGCATCATGAACATAGACCAATCGAGTTGCGTGGAAACCGTGCGAGCCATGCGTTTTATTTCGCGCCGGGGGACCACATTAAAATCTCATTGATTGATCTGATCCGTTAGAACAGGTAATGCCTTTGTCTCTGTATGAGTGTGACCGTGAAATTGTTTTTGGACTCTGAAAATGTGGTACTGGGGGAATCATAATGGCGAGGGACGACGGTGAGCCATGGTTCTTTCGTTCAAACATCTCCTCAGCATGGTCCAAACACAAGGATCCAAAAAACCACGGGCGCGGTCCCCAAGCAGAAGGTGTTAAGGTTTCATAACGAGTTTCTCAGACCCCCTTTCCAAGTTCTGGTCTCGAAGTTACCCTAGTACTGTATTTTTCTTCTGGAATAGTATCTAAACAAGAACGAACTTACTCCAATATGGGTAATTACTGTTCGTTTGCTATGCTAacgaacaccttaaagcatcgACTCAATAATGGGGTTAATGTGATCTTGACAGCATGAAAGGTAACTTTTACGATCTTCTGCATGTGTGCAAATAATTCATCATCATAGCATTTGAAAATGTAGACTTACTGTCAGTATTGACTGAATTGATTTTGTCCGGATACTCGATAAGAAAAAGCTAAAAGCAATGCTTGAAACCCAATACTACAACTTTTATTGGAAACTAATTAACAAATTAATAGTACCAAAACACTCCatgcaaaaaatcaaatcataactTATACCTCCTCAAACACCTCCTAATGAAATCAAACTAAAAGAACTTATATACTCAACCAGAAATCATAAAAGACCTATATAAACcaaccttcttttcttttttccactaGCATACTCTATTGATATCATTATCCACTTCTCCCTCCGTGATTGCAGATGACATGTAACTCAATGCCAAAGAGCTCTCGTGACCTGGAGCTAGCCTCAGCAACTCCCTTGCTTGGAGCTTTTGCTTGCAGACTTGGCATGTGATCTGCAGAATCGCAgagctcatcttcttcctcgcaTGTTCCTTCAGTGCATGCGCTTTCTGTAGCTCGGCCTGTGCCTGCTGCCTCATCCGCTTCGCGTTGGCCAACTCCCTCTCAGCCTGCTCGATCTGCCGCTTCGCCACCTGCCTTGCCTCATCCGCGTACGCCTTCTCGGCCATGGCCATCCTCAACTGATTGGTCGATTGATCGCGACTGCAGTCACTGTTTCTTTCACACGCACAATCGGTGCATAAGGAGCTTATCGAGAGCTGCAGATGGGGTGGGTATTTCTCATCTCTCTTTGGAAGATTGGTGGAAATTGTTTCAGTGGGGTTCGACGAAGTCGAGAGCTGTAGCTCGAGGTTGTGCAAGTCATCATGATGATCTTTCTTGGGGGATGGTTTGTTGACAATAGGGTTCGAGAAGATGGTTGCATCTTTGGCTGGCTTGGGCAATGCTAAAGCCCTTGTTGTTGGCCAAGAAGGTGTGTTGAGATTGGTATCACTTGAAGGGCTCGGGCTTGAGGCTGTCCTAGACAGGCATGGAGGCTGCAGGTTATTATGGTGCGAGTCTGATCCTAAACGACCCATGTTGCAAGAGTCCTGATGCTCAATGAAGCTCTCGACCCTGTTTGATCACAAAGAATTAATCAAAGATCATGCCAAAGTTGTTATCAGTCAAAGTGTTGTTTGAACAAGAGTCCCGTATAATGCATGGCCACATGGAGcgaaaaagaaagagtaaaaCCTCGATTATTTAATGCTAAGCTCTTGGAAGAACATTATATGGAGCCAGGAACTCCCAACAgagttttgttttccttttttttagttctttatGAATTTGGGTGTCTTTGTCAATGGCATACAGATGTAGGGTATGAGAAACAAGCCCCAGAAGATGACCCAGAAGATGACCcagaagatgaaggagagatcatcatgcatattatataGTCAGGAGAGcgacaaaagaaattttaataaaCAAATAGTACCATACTTAAGGAATTAATGTACTTTCAAAGATGAATTGTTTACTGAGATAGAGGAAGAATGTAAACTAGGAGATGATATTAATTATTCTCAAACTTCAGCGCTGTGATGGCTAATCATTGGGAGATGTGGGAGTCTTAACACGACGACCCAAATGGGAAAATCAATGCTAAACAAATCGAGGGAGATAAAATAATGTTGACAAAGGAATAAGGAAcagttttcttttggaggatcTTGGACTAATCGAAAAGATCTGGGAGACAGGTGACTTAAACTGGTCATTGGAAACCGAGTACATAACTGTTCACAAACAGTTGTGTTAACAAACATAAGGTTTAGGTTCCATCAATCAATGCATAAAtatcctttctctttctctctctctctctctctctctttctatataTCTTTCCAACTTTCCCTTTCTGTTGCAAACTCATGTCCATGAAAAATGTCCAGAAAAACGGAAAGTTCAGTATAAACGGATCATAGAAGTTTGGGACTTCAAAGCCGTCTGAACTAGCTCTTTTCTCAGCAAcccgaattaaaaaaaaaaaaaaaaaaaaaaaaaaaaaacttctgcattatttatatggatatttgatgtcaaaaggaagaaacatCAATCCTTTGAGCTGTTCACTTTTCATGGCCTAATTATGAGAGCTTGTTTCTGTGATCAGTGTCTTAGCTAGGCAGCCTcagaatttgattaatttattgCCACTTTAATTATGAGACCGAGTACTTCAAGATTTCATGAGGACACAAGTTCGCTTTCGAGGAAGagtttcaatttttgtttatcAAACTCTATTTGATGGGAATTATCATGGAAGTTGAAGATCGTGTATATGAAAGCTAGATATAGGAGAGAACAAATGAAATGAGATAGAGAAAAATTACTGATAATGAACCTTGAGAAAACCCTGCCACAGTCACACGAGTGCCCTCTAGTTCCACAAGTCTTGAGATGTGCCTTGTAATCCGATTGAACTGCATAACCCTTCGAGCACCTTTCACACACCCACTGCTTGTGGTTGCTGTGCTTCCGGCGGAAGTGCTTCTTGATGCCGACGAGGTCGCCGAGGGCATGGCCTGGGTCGTGGTGGAGGCAGCTTGGCTCCGGGCAAACGAAGACCCGCTTCCGCACCGCCGGCGTCTCCCGCTTGAGGAGCTTCCATGGCACCTTGTGCCGCCGCCGGTGCATCTGCAGGTTCTGGTCCCTCTGGAAGCCCTGGTTGCAGATCTCACACACATACCGGTCCGACTCCAGTAGGGTTTTCGGCGACAGCGAAACCACCTCTGCATCTGGATCTTCATGATTGAATCACACACgagtaatgaaaagaaaataaatcagaatCCAATCCCACCCCAGAAGCATACTTAATGATCTTATCATGGGAACATCAGAAAACTTGTGTAATTTGATGTAAGAAGAAGTATAGATAAATAAAAGATTAGCGTACCTGGAGTACCCGCaggtcttctttttctcttgttggtGGTGTTGCCATTATTCTCTAAGCAATCAGGGAATGGATCCGATGGAGGAGGGACTGATGGGGGATTAGAAATGATGGCGTTGTTTCCTATCATGGGGCTTGAGAGAGCTTCTTTCCTCGATCTCTTTAgtgagattttatggatgtgcgTACGGTACAAGGCTCGAGAACCAAAGCCAaactctctctcgctcgctcgctcgctgctTTCGAGAGAGAAACTATGGTGTGAGGATGATC
This region of Eucalyptus grandis isolate ANBG69807.140 chromosome 8, ASM1654582v1, whole genome shotgun sequence genomic DNA includes:
- the LOC104456383 gene encoding protein BASIC PENTACYSTEINE2, with amino-acid sequence MDGDNSLNMRNWGYYEPTATMRGLGLNLMSSVPEKPLFDSRSAAVMAASNGSAYHHRDLGASQAVYPMDYMRDAWMSPREKFFNPMSGNHNYSMIPETSTAHHMQMVQPPDLSKDERATQVEQVGIGNEIIENGPSKKRPGPKGPKSPKPKKAKRGPRAPKAETAPSVPRARTIKKTTELMINGINMDISCIPIPVCSCTGTPQQCYRWGSGGWQSACCTTGLSMYPLPMSTKRRGARIAGRKMSIGAFKKVLEKLAAEGYNFTNPIDLRTHWAKHGTNKFVTIR
- the LOC104456384 gene encoding zinc finger protein SHOOT GRAVITROPISM 5 gives rise to the protein MIGNNAIISNPPSVPPPSDPFPDCLENNGNTTNKRKRRPAGTPDPDAEVVSLSPKTLLESDRYVCEICNQGFQRDQNLQMHRRRHKVPWKLLKRETPAVRKRVFVCPEPSCLHHDPGHALGDLVGIKKHFRRKHSNHKQWVCERCSKGYAVQSDYKAHLKTCGTRGHSCDCGRVFSRVESFIEHQDSCNMGRLGSDSHHNNLQPPCLSRTASSPSPSSDTNLNTPSWPTTRALALPKPAKDATIFSNPIVNKPSPKKDHHDDLHNLELQLSTSSNPTETISTNLPKRDEKYPPHLQLSISSLCTDCACERNSDCSRDQSTNQLRMAMAEKAYADEARQVAKRQIEQAERELANAKRMRQQAQAELQKAHALKEHARKKMSSAILQITCQVCKQKLQARELLRLAPGHESSLALSYMSSAITEGEVDNDINRVC